The Syntrophorhabdus sp. genome contains the following window.
GACCGCGAGACATCCCGCATCGACGAACTCATCACCAAGAAGCAACGCCAGATCGAGCTCCTCCAGGAAAAGCGCTCCGCCCTCATCAGCCACGTCGTCACTAAGGGGCTTGACCCGGACGTGAAGATGAAGGACTCCGGCGTGGAGTGGCTGGGGGTGATTCCGGAGCATTGGAAACAACTGGCGATTAAACGTTTAAGCATTGTCAAGCGTGGTGCATCCCCTCGACCAATTGATGATCCCAAGTATTTTGACGAAGACGGAGAATATTCTTGGGTAAGGATAGCAGATGTCACGGCAAGTAGTCGCTATCTTGAGACTACTACACAAAGGCTTTCTGACCTTGGAAAGAGTCTAAGCGTTCCTCTGAGTCCTGGCAGTTTGTTCATTAGTATTGCCGGAACTGTGGGCAAACCGATTATTGCAAAGATAAAATGTTGTATTCACGACGGTTTCGTATATTTTCCGCAGTATAAAGAAGATGCGAATTTTTTATATTATATTTTCGCAAGTGGACAACCGTATCAGGGATTGGGCAAATGGGGAACGCAATTGAACTTAAATACTGATACCGTTGGCTGGATACAGTTCGGGCTTCCCCCTATCGATGAGCAAAGAGCAATTGCCGCTTTCCTCGACCAGGAAACCTCACGCATCGACGAACTCATCGCCAAGATCACCCAGTCCATCGACCTCCTCCGCGAATACCGCACCGCCCTCATATCAGCCGCCGTTACCGGCAAGATCGACATCCGCGAGGAGGTTGCCTGATGCCAGTAGACCACAAGGAAATTGCCTTCGAAGCCGCTATCGAGCACCACCTCATCACCTCGGCCGGCTACGAAAAGGGCAACCCCGATGCCTTCGATCAGGAGAGAGGCCTTTTCCCCCAGGACGTGATCTCTTTCATTCAGGAGACCCAGCCCAAGGAATGGGAATACCTCTCCGCCATCCAGAAGGACAAGGCCGAGGCGACCCTTCTTGATGATCTCTGCCGGGCCCTCAACTCCGAGCACGAAGGATGCCTTTCCGTCCTGCGGCACGGGTTCAAATGCTTCGGGAAGACCTTCCGCATGGCCTATTTCGCACCTGCAAGCGGCATGAACCCCGATACCCTGAAGCTCTACCAGGCCAACCGCCTTGCGATCACCCGCCAGCTCCGGTACTCGCCAAAGCACGGCAATACCCTGGACGTGACCCTGTCGCTCAACGGGATCCCCGTCGCGACGGCGGAGCTCAAGAACCAGATGACGGGACAGACCTGGCGCAACGCGGTCACACAGTACAAGACAGACCGTGACCCGGCTGACCTCATCTTCCAGTTCAAGAAGCGCGCTCTCGTCCATTTCGCGGTCGATACGGACGAGGTTTACATGACGACGCGCCTCTCCGGCAAGAACACACGCTTCCTCCCCTTCAACAAGGGCTCAAACGGCGGCGCCGGCAATCCCGAGAACCCCGGGAACTACAAAACGGCCTACCTCTGGGAAGAAGTTCTCGAGAGGCACAGCTTCCTCGATATTCTGGCGCGGTTCATTCACCTCCAGGTGGAGGAGAAGAAGCTCGGGGACAGGAAGGTCAGGGTCGAGACGATGATCTTCCCCCGGTACCACCAGCTTGACTGTGTCCGGGCCCTGGTACACGATGCCCGCGGCCAGGGCGTGGGGAAGAACTACCTCATCCAGCATTCCGCCGGAAGCGGGAAGTCAAACTCCATCGCCTGGCTGGCCCACAGGCTCTCCAGCCTGCACAACGACAAGGATGAAAGGGTCTTTGATTCCGTCATCGTTGTCACGGACCGCGTGGTGCTCGACCAGCAGCTCCAGAACACCATCTACCAGTTCGAGCACAAGCAGGGTGTCGTACAGAAGATCGATATGGACTCCACGCAGCTGGCGGAGGCCCTTGGGTCCGGCGTGCCCGTTGTCATCACCACCCTCCAGAAGTTCCCCTTCGTCACGGAGAAGGTCGGTGAG
Protein-coding sequences here:
- a CDS encoding restriction endonuclease subunit S, which encodes MKDSGVEWLGVIPEHWKQLAIKRLSIVKRGASPRPIDDPKYFDEDGEYSWVRIADVTASSRYLETTTQRLSDLGKSLSVPLSPGSLFISIAGTVGKPIIAKIKCCIHDGFVYFPQYKEDANFLYYIFASGQPYQGLGKWGTQLNLNTDTVGWIQFGLPPIDEQRAIAAFLDQETSRIDELIAKITQSIDLLREYRTALISAAVTGKIDIREEVA
- a CDS encoding type I restriction endonuclease subunit R, with product MPVDHKEIAFEAAIEHHLITSAGYEKGNPDAFDQERGLFPQDVISFIQETQPKEWEYLSAIQKDKAEATLLDDLCRALNSEHEGCLSVLRHGFKCFGKTFRMAYFAPASGMNPDTLKLYQANRLAITRQLRYSPKHGNTLDVTLSLNGIPVATAELKNQMTGQTWRNAVTQYKTDRDPADLIFQFKKRALVHFAVDTDEVYMTTRLSGKNTRFLPFNKGSNGGAGNPENPGNYKTAYLWEEVLERHSFLDILARFIHLQVEEKKLGDRKVRVETMIFPRYHQLDCVRALVHDARGQGVGKNYLIQHSAGSGKSNSIAWLAHRLSSLHNDKDERVFDSVIVVTDRVVLDQQLQNTIYQFEHKQGVVQKIDMDSTQLAEALGSGVPVVITTLQKFPFVTEKVGELPMRRYAVIVDEAHSSQGGETAAELKGVLAGAAIKEEAKAKAEEEGLPDYEEEILKAMAKRGKQPNISFFAFTATPKYRTMEVFGDPGPDGKPQPFHLYSMRQAIEENFILDVLKHYTTYKTYQRLIKSIEDDPKVEKRKAARALARFMSLHPHNIAQK